The Spinacia oleracea cultivar Varoflay chromosome 2, BTI_SOV_V1, whole genome shotgun sequence DNA segment ACAAAAATTCTAAATTTTACTACGtcgttatttttaatttgtaccTTATATTTTCTCAAACACACATAGAGAATATAAATCAATTTTATTTacttaaaatatattttctatttataaattattatttacgaGTAATTAATTATACTCCGTAAAAAAATTTAATCTCATATGTGCGTTGCACAGGTCCAAATCTAGTTTAAGTAACAAATATTCTGTTACCAAACTTTCCAGGATCTCTCAAATCTTATTTACTGAAACACCAATTATATGGAATAAAAACTACTCTGGCGAAAAACACATGAATTTTAGGCCAATTTAACTCATAAATGAAGTGAACTAAAGGGTATCCTGAATTTACAACACAACATTACACATTAATTTCTCAGAATGTATGAAGAAAGTTTACAAATAACAAGGGCATCCCCATTTGCTAAAATCATGAGATTTTGGCCAATTAAACCCTTAGAAAACCACCAACGAATCATTACAAACAAATATAACCACCAAACTAACTAGCTTctcagaaaagaaaaaaatacacCCAATGAACCAcaataagaaaaatcaaggataccCAGATGACACCCCTCATTtcaaccatttgacttagattGACCAGAAATTTTGGACAAAACCTTAAATGCTATGCATAATGTGACCTTTACTTCGAAAAGGAGAAACAAATTGTAATTGTGATTCAGAATTATATTGCTATAGGATTACAGATACTTATGTTTGGTACGAATGAAGTTAGACCGGAGCATAACGGGAACAACAGGAACATAATTTATTTACACTCCCAAATACCATAAGTTATTTACAATACAATTTACAGAGCATCAGTCCATTGATAAATTAACTAAACTACTACTGCCTTACTAGTTACTACACATAATACCATTTAGGTCAATACAACATTTACATTATGTACAATCAATTTTGGGAATGTGTTTAAAAAGCAATCCCCAACGAACAACAAATTACAAATTCTTCAGCAGTTGCTCATACCATGGTCCATGTACATTGGCAGACACATTTGCCACAACAATAAGAAACTCAGCAACTACCACTACCTTTTCACAAAGAAAAGCCGCTCCAACACGCCGAAGAGCCATCTCCACTAGTTGCTTACCCTTGCTTCCGGTGCCGCCAAGCACGGCGGCTCTTACAGCCAAGTAAACAGCTCGGGAAACATGCGTAAATATCGCGTCCCCGGATTTCAAGCTCTTTGAGAGCATGTTTTCCACCATCCCCGTCCTTGCTCGCAGCTTTTCTAAGTTGATAACATGGTTAACATCATCTGAGAGTCCAATAATCGCTTCGACAATGTCGGGAATACCAACGTCTTCAACCTTATTGAGTACCTCTGAAAGCTGTTTGGCAGATTTAGAGATCACAATTTCCATGTCTGACGGGTTTGTTACCAAGTGTTCACTAAGAAGAGCTTGCCGGAGAACCAGCATACTGCAATGAGAAAGTGAGTGAGTGAGGGAGTGGATGGATCAGTGTTACTCAATTCTCTAATCACCCCCCCAAATTGCGAATCGAAAAAGGcgaattataacatgaaaaAATGGTACAATTTTGATCTAATTTGGCAAATTAGATAGCGAACTACGAACCCGTATCCAGTCTCATACTAGCGAATCAGGTAACAGTGGGAtggatattttattatttaccaCCACCAAATATTTATATGCTACATAGATAGATAAGGGAGAGAAGCTACACAAACCTTGTGGAAATAACAATGATCTTCTGCAATTGAGACTGAATTTCTCTTAATCTAGATGTGTTCAGTTTCAGAGTTTCAGGCACAGCCTCTTGTACCAGCCCTTCAATCTCACTCACCAACTTCAACAGACCTACCCTGAGAAACAAATCTGTCCTTTCTCCTCTGCATTCTGGCTGCTCTTTACCTGAAAAGTATGTAAATTAAACATAAGTTGAAAAGAAACCGATTTTTCAATTTAGAAACTCGAGAATAGCTTATCAACAACGGAAGTGACACAAAATAAAACAATGATTTTTGACCCAATCATCAATGTGTTGTTTTTTAGCAACGAGAAACAATTCCTAATTCGATTTAATACTTGATAGTTGTTTATGAAACTGTTTCCAGCATCATACCAGTTGTTGTGGGTCCCAATGAGCGTGTCCTCGACATCACTGAAACACTTCCTCCCGTACGAAGAGTAGTTTGTGGCATCCCCTGGGAAGATGTCGCCTGGGTGTCTGGCAATGTTGACAGTGAATCCAGGTATTCATCCCACTCCCGCTCCACATTAGTGTTTGACAAAGCTAGCCAACTCTTTGTCAATGGTAAACAAGAAGAGGCATCGGAAGGTGGTCCATATCGATTTGAAAAAGCTTTTTGTAAATAGTCCAATCCAGCAGGCCCTTGTATCATTGGCTCAATCATTCTGATACGTGCTCTGCTTATCTCTCTCTTCAGTTTCtgcaaaataaatatataaatatataaaaaaaataaaaaaaatacaacacGAGCGTTGTAAGTAAAATCAATTAACTGAACTAGCCACATCATTACATCAACAAAGAATCTAAAGACAGACACCATACAGAAAGAGCTACACACCTGTATCTCATTTAAGACAAAACGAAGACCCTTGATAACTGCTATGGCATATGAAGATCTCGTATTATCTCCAGAATGCGAGACCTCACTCAGTTCTTTCAACATGTTTAGGTGAGCAGCCTTCATCTCATCATCATTTACTGGGGCTGACAGCTTTTGCAAAGTGGTCAGTGCATATTCCAGTAATTTTCCCAGGTAATTCATGTCCAATGTTCCACCTGCTAAAACCTGAGAAAACGAAAGACAGTCAACAACAGGCATACAATAGTAAGTTATGTGATAATAGATAGCATTGTTCCTATGATAAATGATAAGTCTATGAAGTAGTATGGAAAATTAAATTACCTGTGACAGAATATCTATATCAATCGTATCAATAATCTCATGTCGCCAGCGACCGGGAGACATCTCGCACAGTTCATCCCTAACTTCTGTCATAAGTTTAAGAACCCAACTGAAGTCAGGTTGCTCCTGGTTCATAGATTCCATGATACCATCCCAAAAGGCTTTCTCCATTGTCTCTTTAATTTTCACCTGCAAGAACAAATGACGGGTTCAAGACTTCACATGTGAACAAACACAAATATAAGCACACGACTAATGCATCCACCAAATGGTTTAAAAGGATACATGAACAAAAATCACAAATGCACCATGGACACACACCTTAAAACCGTTGTCAGCTTCATCATCCATGTAGAGCTTGTCGGCGAAACCATGACAATGTTCATGGACTATCTCATTTACCAAGAGTTCATTCTCTGTGATTGGCATTTTGTTACTACTTAGTTGTACATCTGCACCATGTGCTTCTTGTAAAGATGAAAGCACTGCTTGGCTTGCAGTTGTATCATCTTCCTTGAACAAAGCCCGTGCCACAATGCTTGGTCTTTCTCTGCCCCCAGAACTGCTGTTTGCTTCGCCAGAGACTGAAGATGGAGAGCTGTCAGATGAACTAGAATAACCGGGAGATGAAATATGAGCAACTGGGGGTGTAAATGGACTTCTAGACTCCTTCGACTCAAAGAATTTTGTTCGCGTATCAGAAATAGCATTCTCCATGCGTATGATGCCAGCATCGCCACTCAGATCCTGCACTTTTGCCTTAAGAAGTATCTGATCTTCCATCACCTAGATCATGCATGCGATTTACAGGAaacattaaataaatattgaattgtaTAGTACGAAATATATGAAGTAGAAGACCTGCTAATTCCTCACCTGCTTCTGAATAGCCTTCATGTCATGGGTAAGACCACTATTGTCTCCCTCGGGTGTTAATTTACAAGTATGCATCATAGAGAGCTCCATCTGGCAAGCAGCCCTCACCAAATCATCCTCCAGTAGTCTAGCATCCTTGACCTTCCATACCACAAAGGAATATAAATACGAGCACCATGCTTTATCAAATGTCTCTAGCTGTGATCTGAAAGTTGTACGATTATTTCCTGATGTTGATTTCAAACAGCAACCTTCTAATATTATCCTGATCAATAACTCAAACTCCTGTATAAACTTCACAGCAGTCTCGGCAAGGGCTGTCTCATGTCCACCTTTACCACTGAGGACAGCATCTGGGTGTCCCAATATCATATAGGCACAgagaacaattctcacagcATATCTTGACAATTTACGGGGGCTCTTAGTTCCCTCTCCCCCAGACACAGCCCTCTTTTGCCCTCTAGTCCTGGATGCATGGCTTCCATTGCGCCTGCGTATTGGACTAGCGACACGCTTCAGCAGATGATCAATATTTTCTAGCCCAGAGGAACCACTGATTCCCTGTCGGCCCCTGAGACGGACTTCAAGCCGATCAACCAAAGATTTCACAACCTTCAAACTTGCATCTGACTCAATCTGCACTGCAAGCTGCTCGAAAGGCATCGACTTGACTGATTTCTCATTGATATTCAAACGCGCAAAATCTTTTGCTAAAGAAAGAGTAGTTCCTCTGAACTTCACAAACCGTCTCCAGCATCTACAAGCAACCCCATAGCATAAAATTAGTCAGAAATTGGCAGAAGAGGAGTACTGAAAATAATGATTTGCCACTGCATCACAAGTTCAAAAAACACAACCGCACTTGGGAGAAGAATGTAATAGGTACGTGCTCACTCGGTTTTCCAAGCAAAAATTGTCATCAGATATTTGTTTTTAGTTTTGGCTCCAATAATTGCCTAACACAGCGGCTACAACTTTTAGAGTGAGGTGCCATGATTGAGCTTTGCCATGGAGTTTTTAATTTATAAGTATTACTAACCCTCAATTCACGCAATGCAGACAATGTGATATATACAACTGATATCAAGAGTGAGCATATCAATCCATAACAAATAACTACAACATTTATATATAATCTCCACCTTGATAATCTTCTTGCAAGATTCAGAGCCTTGTCATGCGTGACACTACAATTGACGTGAGGAGAACCAGTTAAACTCTTTCTCTGCCTCAAAAGTTCTGCTCGTTGTCTTCTGGCCTGTCACCGACCAAATGAATTGATTACAAACTGTCTAATTTCATAAGAAACATCAATCTGGTCGAGAAATCAGCAGAAATCAGATCAAAACAAGAGGGCTCAAAACATGGTTGGATATTAAAAAAACATAACTTGCTTTCCTAAAATTGTAGTCAATTATAACTGGATTCCCAAATAATCCATCTAATAAATTATATTGAATGGTTGAGGAAAGACAACGTTCACAAAAGAATTAtagtttattttggtgaaatcATGTTAAATTCTTCTATATGGGGGATGGAGGTCAACATAACTATTACTTCCAATGGGAAAGATTTATTTTGCAATTACATTCAGTAGTACATAATATACATACCCTTTGCAACCGATCATCCAGCTCCTGCCTTTTCTTTATTCTCTCCATTTCCCGCTGACTGTAAACATAATTAGCCGCTCTTTGCACTCGCACCAACCTTGCATGTGCCTTTGAACTTGTCTTTTCCAGTAATCCTTGTCTTTTCCTCTCTGCGGCAGCACGTTTATGGTGAATAGCTGCACGTACACACTCTTTATATTTACTTTCCTGTATCATCCTACGCGTAAGCGATTGAGCTGTCCGCTCTTTTCTTGCAGCTTTCCGTTGCCTACGGGATTTCAGGATAAGCATTCTGTTGGCCTCTGCTTGCTGAACCCGTGATTCCACTTTCACACCCAATTCACCACGTTCTTTCTCAGCGCGCATTTTTACCTCACTTTTAGCTGCTTGTCGCAACTCATCCAACCTGGCCAAGCGCGTTTGAGCCTTTGACAGAATGCTCAACCTGAACCACCATGAAATGATCTTAAGACATGCCACATAATTTCCACTGTATCTAAAATTGTTTCAGTTAACTCATAGTCAATTAGTCATCCAAGATTTTCATAACAGATTTAACTGATTATGATCACCAAAGGAAACACCATTTTCTCTTCTGAAGAAGGAATAGAAATTTGCTTCCAAGTTCCAACATACAAAATAGCTTTAAAATATTAGGGAAAAAAGTCAAAAGGTGAAAATCGCGTAATAAACATATACCTTTTTTGCTCGGCTGCATTAAGCTTAGCTTCAAGTCTCTGACCAAGATCCAATTCTTGCGAAGGTGACCATGATGGACTCCTCTGCTTTGGCCTTGCTTTGCTCGATAAAAATTCATGAAATTGCTGTCATCACAGAAACCATGAAGTTCATACAACACCCCAAGGAAAACGAACTCAAGTAAACTGAGACTATCAAAAACACGATCAACATGTGTAAATGCAATCACACAAGGGCTAAATCGCATAACACGCTTCAGTCAAGAATGCACTACTGGCTCAGTGGGGAGGCTTCTAAACATAGTACTCTGTAACTCTTCAACAAACTATCACAAATAAAACCCAAATTCCAATTATAGACAGTTTTTTAGGAAATAAGTAAACATCAATAGTTCTCCTTCATCTTTTACAAAAAATTGAAAAGGCCAATGAAGAAACACAACAAGACGTTGTCTTTAATAATCAATTCTGAAACAAAGCAAGaagtaaagaaagaaaaaaaattactagAAAACCGAaggcaaaaagaaaaagaaactatCCAATTGTATACTTTAGTTATTTactaagaaaataaaaacttcACATTTCaatttccaatcaaaatttGATGCCTTTAAATCACTGTTTcacaccccaaaaaaaaaaatcacagtaCAAACTTAATTCTTTCAGCACTTAACCAATCAAACAATTAATCAATTACCCCCAAAAAATTCTTAATATCACACACTATCAAAATATTACTGTAACAATTATTTCCGCACATAACCAATCAAACAATTAATCCCCAAAAGTTAACCCAAAAAATTCTTAATATTACCAATGATCACTGTTACTAATAATAAATCACATTTCtattcaacaaaatacaaaaatttattaatcaaacacaaaaaaCAGAGAAACACATCACTAAACACAGAAACTAACCCCTAATTATTCCCATATAAATCACAATAACTGAAAATAATGACACTGATTTTCACTAAAATACTGAAATTCCACATTCAACGCAAAAAAAATGAGGATGTTTCTACCAACAAACAACACCAATTAAACCCTAACATAATCAACAAAATATCACTATTACAACATAAAAACACTGTTTTCCAGTGAAATTCAACAATTCCACCATCAAAATCAAGAGAGAGAGATAAAGTTATGCAAAAAACCTGACGGCGAAGATCGGCCTCTTTAAGCTTAGCGTCGATTTCTTCAGCAGTCGGAGTATTTCGACACTCTGAAAGTCGGCGACGAAGTCTCCGAGGAAGTTTAGACGGAGAAGAAGTCGGAGAAGACGGAAAATCATTAA contains these protein-coding regions:
- the LOC110785495 gene encoding uncharacterized protein: MASMSEMKEPSPDNMAVTGVAITFPINDFPSSPTSSPSKLPRRLRRRLSECRNTPTAEEIDAKLKEADLRRQQFHEFLSSKARPKQRSPSWSPSQELDLGQRLEAKLNAAEQKRLSILSKAQTRLARLDELRQAAKSEVKMRAEKERGELGVKVESRVQQAEANRMLILKSRRQRKAARKERTAQSLTRRMIQESKYKECVRAAIHHKRAAAERKRQGLLEKTSSKAHARLVRVQRAANYVYSQREMERIKKRQELDDRLQRARRQRAELLRQRKSLTGSPHVNCSVTHDKALNLARRLSRCWRRFVKFRGTTLSLAKDFARLNINEKSVKSMPFEQLAVQIESDASLKVVKSLVDRLEVRLRGRQGISGSSGLENIDHLLKRVASPIRRRNGSHASRTRGQKRAVSGGEGTKSPRKLSRYAVRIVLCAYMILGHPDAVLSGKGGHETALAETAVKFIQEFELLIRIILEGCCLKSTSGNNRTTFRSQLETFDKAWCSYLYSFVVWKVKDARLLEDDLVRAACQMELSMMHTCKLTPEGDNSGLTHDMKAIQKQVMEDQILLKAKVQDLSGDAGIIRMENAISDTRTKFFESKESRSPFTPPVAHISSPGYSSSSDSSPSSVSGEANSSSGGRERPSIVARALFKEDDTTASQAVLSSLQEAHGADVQLSSNKMPITENELLVNEIVHEHCHGFADKLYMDDEADNGFKVKIKETMEKAFWDGIMESMNQEQPDFSWVLKLMTEVRDELCEMSPGRWRHEIIDTIDIDILSQVLAGGTLDMNYLGKLLEYALTTLQKLSAPVNDDEMKAAHLNMLKELSEVSHSGDNTRSSYAIAVIKGLRFVLNEIQKLKREISRARIRMIEPMIQGPAGLDYLQKAFSNRYGPPSDASSCLPLTKSWLALSNTNVEREWDEYLDSLSTLPDTQATSSQGMPQTTLRTGGSVSVMSRTRSLGPTTTGKEQPECRGERTDLFLRVGLLKLVSEIEGLVQEAVPETLKLNTSRLREIQSQLQKIIVISTSMLVLRQALLSEHLVTNPSDMEIVISKSAKQLSEVLNKVEDVGIPDIVEAIIGLSDDVNHVINLEKLRARTGMVENMLSKSLKSGDAIFTHVSRAVYLAVRAAVLGGTGSKGKQLVEMALRRVGAAFLCEKVVVVAEFLIVVANVSANVHGPWYEQLLKNL